A portion of the Chondrinema litorale genome contains these proteins:
- the fabG gene encoding 3-oxoacyl-[acyl-carrier-protein] reductase — MKLLEGKNALITGASKGIGKSIAIKFAEQGANVGFTYLSSVEKGEALENELKEYGIKAKGFRSDASNYAASEQLINDFVKEFGSLDVLINNAGITKDGLLMRMSEEQYDDVINVNLKSVFNLTKAACRTLMKQKSGSIVNMSSVVGVRGNAGQANYAASKAGIIGFTKSVALELGSRNIRANVIAPGFIETEMTGILDPKVVEEWKNAIPLKRAGKSEEVADLAVFLGSDMSQYITGQVVEINGGMNT; from the coding sequence ATGAAGTTACTTGAAGGTAAAAATGCACTGATTACAGGCGCATCGAAAGGAATAGGAAAATCTATTGCTATAAAATTTGCAGAACAAGGAGCGAACGTAGGTTTTACCTACCTTTCTAGTGTAGAGAAGGGAGAAGCACTTGAGAATGAATTAAAGGAGTATGGCATTAAAGCAAAAGGTTTTCGTTCTGATGCTTCTAATTATGCTGCTTCTGAGCAATTGATCAACGACTTTGTAAAAGAATTCGGTTCTTTAGATGTGTTGATTAACAATGCAGGTATTACTAAAGATGGTCTTTTAATGAGAATGTCTGAAGAGCAATACGACGATGTAATCAATGTAAACCTAAAATCAGTATTCAATTTAACCAAAGCTGCTTGTCGTACTTTAATGAAGCAGAAAAGTGGTTCAATTGTAAACATGAGTTCTGTGGTTGGAGTAAGAGGTAATGCTGGTCAGGCTAACTACGCAGCTTCTAAAGCAGGTATTATTGGTTTCACAAAATCAGTAGCATTAGAGCTTGGTTCTAGAAACATTAGAGCAAACGTAATTGCTCCGGGCTTTATCGAAACTGAAATGACTGGAATTCTTGATCCTAAAGTGGTGGAAGAATGGAAAAATGCTATTCCATTAAAGAGAGCTGGTAAGTCTGAAGAAGTGGCTGATTTGGCTGTATTCCTTGGTTCAGATATGTCTCAGTACATCACAGGACAAGTTGTAGAAATTAATGGAGGTATGAATACCTAA
- a CDS encoding ABC transporter ATP-binding protein, with product MEEIVKVENVVKRYDKHLALNNVSLSIPKGSIYGLLGPNGAGKTSLIRIITRITVADQGNVYFNNEPLSPQHTSRMGYLPEERGLYRKMKVGEQLMYLSRLKGLSKHEVNQRLKYWVEKFEIKSWMNKQVEELSKGMQQKIQFIATVLHEPELLILDEPFSGFDPVNANVIKKEILRLKNKGCSVIFSTHRMESVEELCDNIALINNSKKVIEGTKEEIKASFSTNTFTVLTNKAIEPNGLDIEVLESAQAGNYVKNWIKSTDKNLNALISGLVTDYEIHEVKEHIPSMDEIFIKMVGTKEEENIDE from the coding sequence TTGGAGGAGATTGTTAAAGTTGAAAATGTAGTCAAAAGGTATGACAAACACCTTGCGCTGAATAATGTAAGTCTTTCTATTCCCAAAGGTAGTATTTATGGTTTATTAGGGCCAAATGGCGCAGGTAAAACTTCGCTTATTAGAATTATTACCAGAATTACAGTGGCAGACCAAGGTAATGTATACTTTAACAATGAGCCACTTTCCCCGCAGCATACAAGTAGAATGGGCTATTTGCCAGAAGAAAGAGGTTTGTATAGAAAGATGAAAGTGGGAGAGCAGTTGATGTATCTTTCTAGATTAAAAGGCTTATCTAAACACGAAGTAAATCAAAGACTTAAGTATTGGGTTGAAAAATTTGAGATTAAATCGTGGATGAATAAACAAGTGGAAGAGCTCTCAAAAGGGATGCAACAAAAAATTCAGTTTATAGCCACTGTACTTCACGAGCCTGAATTACTTATTCTAGACGAACCTTTCTCAGGCTTCGATCCGGTAAATGCCAATGTGATTAAGAAAGAAATTTTAAGATTAAAAAATAAAGGTTGTTCAGTGATTTTTTCTACACACCGCATGGAATCGGTAGAAGAACTTTGCGACAACATTGCACTAATCAACAATTCTAAAAAAGTAATTGAAGGCACAAAAGAAGAAATTAAGGCATCTTTTAGCACCAATACTTTTACTGTACTTACAAACAAAGCTATTGAACCAAATGGTTTAGATATCGAAGTGCTGGAATCTGCACAGGCTGGCAATTATGTGAAAAACTGGATTAAATCTACAGACAAAAATCTCAATGCACTCATTTCTGGCTTAGTTACAGATTATGAGATTCACGAAGTAAAAGAGCATATTCCTTCTATGGATGAGATTTTTATAAAAATGGTTGGTACTAAAGAAGAGGAGAACATTGATGAGTAA
- a CDS encoding ABC transporter permease has protein sequence MSNKISLIISREYFTRVRKKSFIIMSILGPLLLATIYIVPIWLTQTGTEDKIIAIKDESGLFAGKFKDDDKTFFIDIDEKNCDDAKISFLMNDSLSALLCIPAINIDNPQGIRLYSRQGEGVSAVLKSMITSIIQKEIEKLRWQKIGVNQKVINRVNANVSVDLLNISDDGEQDMSVVASTIIGMLGGLLVYFFTFLYGAQVMRGVIEEKTTRIVEVIISSVKPFQLMMGKIIGIAAVGFTQLMIWVLLGIIVISVSSLVLGIDYSEINGTANSGMVQQAGSEVVDQAKEMPQNEMLKAISTINFPLILGAFVFYFLFGYLLYAALFGAIGAAVDSETDTQQFMLPVTVPLIISIAVSGIIVSEPNGAIAMWLSFIPLTSPVIMMIRLPFIGVNWQLFVSMGILVLGFIIATWLAGRIYRVGILMYGKKASFKELIRWMFYQ, from the coding sequence ATGAGTAATAAAATATCTTTAATAATTTCCAGAGAATACTTTACCAGAGTAAGAAAGAAGTCTTTTATCATCATGTCGATACTTGGACCTCTTTTGCTTGCAACTATTTATATCGTGCCGATCTGGCTTACCCAAACCGGAACTGAAGATAAAATAATTGCTATAAAGGATGAAAGTGGTCTTTTTGCTGGAAAGTTTAAAGATGATGATAAAACCTTTTTTATAGATATTGACGAGAAGAATTGTGATGATGCCAAGATATCATTTTTAATGAATGATTCTCTTTCTGCCTTACTTTGTATTCCAGCAATTAATATAGATAATCCGCAAGGCATCAGATTATATTCCAGACAGGGAGAAGGTGTTTCTGCAGTATTAAAATCTATGATTACTTCTATTATTCAGAAAGAAATAGAGAAGCTTAGATGGCAAAAAATAGGTGTAAATCAGAAAGTAATTAATCGTGTTAATGCCAATGTATCTGTCGATTTATTAAATATTAGTGACGATGGTGAGCAAGATATGAGTGTGGTTGCTTCCACCATTATAGGCATGTTAGGAGGCTTGTTAGTTTATTTCTTTACCTTTTTATATGGTGCTCAGGTGATGCGTGGGGTAATTGAAGAAAAAACAACCAGAATTGTAGAGGTGATTATCTCATCAGTAAAACCATTTCAATTAATGATGGGGAAAATTATAGGCATTGCAGCAGTAGGCTTTACTCAGTTAATGATCTGGGTATTATTAGGCATAATCGTAATTAGTGTTTCCAGTCTGGTTTTAGGGATTGATTATAGCGAAATTAATGGAACAGCCAATTCTGGAATGGTACAACAAGCTGGTTCAGAAGTAGTAGATCAAGCGAAAGAAATGCCTCAAAACGAAATGCTAAAGGCGATAAGTACTATTAATTTTCCATTGATCTTAGGCGCATTTGTATTTTACTTCTTGTTCGGGTATTTACTCTATGCTGCACTTTTTGGTGCAATTGGTGCTGCTGTAGATAGCGAGACAGATACACAGCAATTTATGTTACCAGTTACAGTACCACTCATTATTTCCATAGCGGTTTCAGGCATCATCGTATCTGAACCAAATGGTGCTATTGCCATGTGGTTATCATTTATTCCACTTACTTCACCTGTAATTATGATGATCAGGTTGCCATTTATTGGAGTAAATTGGCAATTGTTTGTTTCAATGGGAATTTTGGTTTTAGGTTTTATTATTGCCACGTGGTTAGCTGGAAGAATCTATAGAGTTGGTATATTAATGTATGGTAAAAAAGCCAGTTTTAAAGAGCTAATTAGGTGGATGTTTTATCAATAG
- a CDS encoding IS701 family transposase encodes MDKSLYISYLLHTHGNYTCTHMAAHSMDVSHDQVTRFLAHSKFTSSDLWDIVKGHLQDSPDSFILVDDSVQAKRYSRYIELAKRQYSGNEHGLVNGINLVNMVHSNGIDGDYYPIDYRIYHPETDKKTKNDHFQEMFTRMTMRKDLKAKKILFDSWYASMDNLKLVHRSGWTFFTTLKSNRQVSLSRDTGMQAVGTVELSGRQLLEGVQVKLKKYPYPVKLFKIVSLNGDIEWVITNDLSDRMNVFEAENESQIRWQIEQFHREYKQLTGSEKCQCRKAISQRNHLACCYQAWIGLKLLAKQLKTTLYQIKVLPFSNYLKQILANPIIIFNLNA; translated from the coding sequence ATGGATAAATCTCTGTACATATCATATCTTCTCCATACTCACGGGAATTATACCTGTACCCACATGGCAGCCCATTCTATGGATGTCAGTCATGACCAAGTCACACGTTTTCTAGCCCATTCTAAATTTACCTCTTCCGACCTGTGGGATATTGTCAAGGGCCATCTCCAAGATAGCCCAGACTCATTTATCCTTGTCGATGACAGTGTTCAGGCAAAGAGGTATTCCCGGTATATAGAATTGGCCAAAAGGCAGTACTCAGGCAATGAGCATGGCCTAGTCAATGGGATCAATCTGGTAAACATGGTACACAGCAATGGCATTGATGGGGATTACTATCCTATCGATTACCGAATCTACCACCCAGAAACGGATAAGAAGACCAAGAATGACCATTTCCAGGAGATGTTCACCCGAATGACCATGCGTAAAGACCTGAAAGCCAAAAAGATACTTTTTGACAGCTGGTATGCTTCCATGGACAACCTTAAGCTTGTGCACAGAAGCGGCTGGACATTCTTCACTACCCTGAAGAGCAACCGCCAAGTCAGCCTATCCAGAGACACAGGGATGCAGGCTGTGGGCACAGTCGAGCTTTCCGGTAGGCAACTGCTGGAAGGCGTACAGGTCAAACTCAAAAAATACCCTTACCCCGTCAAATTATTCAAGATAGTCTCCCTAAACGGGGACATTGAATGGGTGATCACAAATGATCTATCGGACAGGATGAATGTATTTGAGGCCGAAAACGAATCCCAGATCAGATGGCAGATTGAGCAGTTCCACAGGGAATACAAACAGCTTACAGGCTCTGAGAAGTGCCAATGCCGAAAGGCAATCTCCCAGAGGAACCATCTAGCTTGCTGCTACCAGGCTTGGATAGGGCTGAAACTCCTTGCAAAACAGTTGAAAACAACACTCTATCAAATCAAAGTACTTCCGTTCAGCAACTATCTTAAACAGATTCTTGCTAATCCTATTATCATTTTTAACTTAAATGCGTAA
- a CDS encoding TonB-dependent receptor plug domain-containing protein, translating into MRLVLFFVIVNASFLSSLYAQEYQENLERDVLTFTDITSNVDRDKPQIFSASRSNKVINDLPFTVTVIEREEILKNGYVTLVDVLKSMPGIKVSQPGSGEEGETFLFRGFIGNTYTKILINGIPIQPSVLGGIPLGAQLPIRQAERIEIIYGSSSALYGADATAGVINIITKKADKGFFAQGNIETGSDGYKYLNFMLGGKTGKDVNTITYSIYGSSFKRDRLDIYEGHKDIYNPMYYVLLNDTDIYFDWDGYGFTPEDPLDFSEEYLDERFEEADVPEDIQKEIKEDYFVDNLLNYRDKLQTISQQSNMLGAEITYKGFRLTANSMYRRDYPSLGRSNYLYTYEFPQIYFAETIQRLTLSYNNNLTDNLSTTTNFSYLRHRQDKNTTFSATYNDGNFSYIYQASDDFFCEHLVSYNFHKNFELVTGISFQYSSNLPKTNELFEPFDPQNYKPFKDYIPEPDPILGDFGYNPVNFKNIAGFIQLYATYQKFNLIAGFRADNSSLYGATFNPRAAAIYKFTSSTSIEASFGTAFKAPASSVIYYSLGLTYDIPDSLAIYAVTPNTDLEPEIFQSFESSIKHNFSENLNLSVSFFYNRITNLIKGVVIPIDTLKYPNASPFDSDTRTNINSNEAKASLAGLQVSLRGRNLIKPINAGFDLNITFSEGKERLAENKGNLNDFRMMPEFMAQLKLNFTLFEKLYLNFENICMGGWYRRYTPSYEAFNNPLFKNDGYYTLDILADYKVSENVSAFFRMKNVFDAKYGGIGATGLDVDLLYNPQLARNTQVGLRFNLN; encoded by the coding sequence ATGCGCTTGGTGTTGTTTTTTGTAATTGTAAATGCCTCATTTTTAAGTTCTTTGTATGCTCAAGAATATCAAGAAAATCTTGAAAGAGATGTACTAACATTTACAGATATTACCTCAAATGTAGATCGAGATAAACCTCAAATTTTCTCTGCCAGTAGATCGAATAAAGTTATAAATGATTTACCATTTACAGTGACGGTAATTGAGCGCGAAGAAATCTTAAAAAATGGCTATGTAACACTGGTAGATGTGTTAAAAAGTATGCCGGGGATTAAGGTTTCTCAACCAGGTTCAGGTGAGGAAGGGGAAACTTTTTTGTTTAGAGGATTTATAGGAAATACCTATACCAAAATTCTTATTAATGGAATTCCCATTCAGCCTTCTGTTTTGGGAGGCATACCACTTGGTGCGCAATTACCGATTAGGCAAGCCGAAAGAATTGAAATAATTTATGGTTCTTCTTCAGCATTATATGGAGCTGATGCAACTGCCGGAGTAATAAACATTATTACTAAAAAAGCAGATAAAGGATTTTTTGCTCAAGGAAATATAGAAACGGGAAGTGATGGCTATAAATACCTAAACTTTATGTTGGGTGGAAAAACAGGTAAGGATGTTAATACGATTACCTATTCGATTTATGGCTCAAGTTTTAAAAGAGACCGACTAGATATTTATGAAGGTCACAAAGATATTTACAATCCCATGTATTATGTTTTGCTAAACGATACTGATATATATTTTGATTGGGATGGATATGGATTCACTCCAGAAGATCCACTAGATTTTTCAGAAGAATATCTAGATGAAAGGTTTGAAGAAGCCGATGTTCCAGAAGATATTCAAAAAGAAATAAAAGAAGATTACTTTGTCGATAATTTGTTGAATTACCGTGATAAGCTGCAAACCATCTCTCAGCAGTCTAATATGTTGGGAGCTGAGATTACTTACAAAGGTTTTAGATTAACAGCAAATAGTATGTATCGTAGAGATTATCCTTCTTTGGGTAGAAGTAATTATCTTTATACATATGAATTCCCTCAAATATATTTTGCAGAAACCATTCAGCGACTCACACTAAGCTATAATAATAACCTAACTGATAATTTAAGTACTACCACTAACTTTTCTTATTTAAGACACAGGCAAGATAAGAACACCACTTTTTCTGCCACGTACAATGATGGCAATTTTTCTTATATCTATCAGGCATCAGACGATTTTTTTTGTGAGCATTTAGTGAGTTATAATTTCCATAAAAACTTTGAGTTGGTTACCGGAATTTCATTTCAATACTCTAGTAACTTACCTAAAACCAATGAACTTTTCGAGCCATTCGATCCGCAAAATTATAAGCCATTTAAAGATTATATACCTGAGCCCGATCCGATATTAGGTGATTTTGGCTATAATCCGGTAAACTTTAAGAATATAGCAGGCTTTATTCAACTTTATGCCACTTACCAAAAGTTTAATTTGATTGCAGGTTTTAGGGCAGACAATAGTTCTTTGTATGGTGCTACTTTTAATCCAAGAGCTGCGGCGATTTATAAGTTTACAAGTTCGACCAGTATAGAAGCTTCATTTGGTACAGCTTTTAAAGCTCCGGCATCTTCTGTTATCTATTATTCATTGGGCTTAACTTACGATATTCCAGACAGTCTTGCCATTTATGCAGTTACACCCAATACCGATTTAGAACCAGAAATTTTTCAATCTTTCGAAAGTAGTATAAAGCATAATTTTTCGGAGAATTTAAATTTAAGCGTATCTTTTTTCTACAATAGAATCACCAACTTGATAAAAGGTGTGGTAATTCCGATTGATACATTAAAATATCCTAATGCTAGTCCTTTTGATTCTGATACGCGAACCAATATTAATAGCAATGAGGCAAAAGCATCTTTAGCTGGTTTACAAGTTTCTTTGCGAGGTAGAAATTTGATCAAACCCATTAATGCAGGCTTTGATTTAAATATTACTTTTTCTGAAGGCAAAGAACGATTAGCAGAAAATAAAGGTAATCTCAATGATTTTAGAATGATGCCAGAGTTTATGGCTCAGTTAAAACTAAATTTTACCTTGTTTGAAAAGCTATATCTAAATTTTGAAAATATTTGTATGGGTGGATGGTATAGAAGATATACACCAAGTTATGAGGCATTTAATAATCCATTATTCAAAAATGATGGATATTACACATTAGATATATTGGCAGATTACAAAGTGAGCGAAAATGTATCGGCATTTTTTAGGATGAAAAATGTTTTTGATGCAAAGTATGGTGGTATTGGAGCTACAGGTTTAGATGTAGATTTATTATACAATCCACAACTGGCAAGAAATACTCAAGTAGGTTTGCGATTTAACTTGAATTGA
- a CDS encoding tetratricopeptide repeat protein: protein MLKIKPESQHKIKMHYNSVVFTYRGAVFFVLSCFVLSTGFSQSQSDSLVINKVDTLNLRTETLLNQNRIEEALVMSDSSWVLANLVSYNYGKALCLHNKAVINGLREVYTIAVRNYLEANSLLISTDSADYNLLTNNLIEVAKIYEKQNAMQTATEYYNEAYSIYNKEKNFDGQIEVLTKAGNINIALKDYDDAITSFERILNIYKIQSHILGQLKTLSKLINIYNLNSNYKFALARNQELLSIYFAIKDTVGLAATYNNIGFTHSKLGDYEQALESYMQAYELDEKIYGDGIENEKTLLNIGITYQNLGKPELAIDYLNEVLAIKDGKNDWVGAAKIHDLIAKVYLQNNDYHNANEHAESVIEKSQMGGSGEVLAEAYSLKSEILQYYGDYEEALQFYKMHLSVRDSILRERNVETERLRKLNEELDRKDQELREKLAEEQRQDFVNKQLMQNLQLLEAEKEIQEYVRKEEQLENDKKIRQVELEIQRLKIINLEEEQRRKELEIKDRERSRLEELRKSEMLEAKNKLQQADLQKKESALMLKQKELELKNQVSMVGKIIFLFVIVGFIMTIMWLYTARRQNRILAVQKDEINNKNIELEHKTEEVLTQSENLKKANEEIIKSHDELERKNNEIEKQNSELADQRDAIRNSYSQLEDTLKQLKTAQIKLIESEKMASLGQLTAGIAHEINNPINFISGNINPLKRDIADIKQLLEKVRGFENGYNKDELISDIKNLCSHLELDILIGEVDDLLFGIEEGALRTKEIVLGLRNFSRLDENDYKLADINQGLISTITLLKSKMRDRIELHTDFGNIPKVDCLPGQVNQVFMNIVNNAIQAINSKGNIFIKTSMLDEKNVAIEIKDDGSGIDNNIKNRIFDPFFTTKDVGEGTGLGLSISYGIIKEQHQGDIIVESEKGEGTSFKIFLPIRQKKS, encoded by the coding sequence ATGTTGAAAATTAAACCTGAGTCTCAACATAAAATAAAAATGCATTACAACTCTGTAGTTTTTACTTACAGGGGTGCTGTATTTTTTGTTCTTAGCTGCTTTGTTCTAAGCACTGGTTTCTCTCAAAGTCAATCAGACTCATTAGTAATTAACAAGGTAGATACATTAAATCTCAGAACAGAAACGCTACTCAATCAAAATAGAATAGAAGAGGCCTTAGTCATGTCAGACAGTTCTTGGGTTTTGGCAAATTTGGTTTCGTATAATTATGGCAAAGCGCTGTGTTTGCATAATAAAGCAGTAATTAATGGATTGAGAGAAGTTTATACCATTGCAGTAAGAAATTATTTAGAAGCTAACAGCTTGCTTATTTCTACAGATAGTGCAGATTATAATTTACTCACCAATAACCTCATTGAAGTAGCAAAAATTTACGAGAAACAGAATGCCATGCAAACGGCAACAGAGTATTATAATGAAGCTTATTCAATTTATAATAAAGAAAAAAACTTTGATGGACAGATTGAGGTTTTGACAAAAGCTGGGAATATTAATATTGCACTCAAAGATTATGATGATGCCATTACGAGTTTTGAGCGGATACTCAATATCTATAAAATTCAGTCTCATATATTAGGTCAGCTTAAAACCCTGAGTAAGCTTATAAACATCTACAACCTTAACTCAAATTACAAGTTCGCATTAGCTCGAAATCAAGAATTGCTTTCTATTTATTTTGCGATTAAAGATACTGTCGGGCTGGCTGCTACTTATAATAATATCGGTTTCACTCATTCTAAACTTGGCGATTACGAACAGGCATTAGAGAGTTATATGCAGGCTTATGAGCTAGATGAAAAAATATATGGTGATGGTATAGAAAATGAAAAAACACTCTTAAATATAGGTATAACCTATCAAAATCTGGGAAAGCCTGAATTGGCAATAGATTATCTGAATGAAGTTTTAGCGATTAAAGATGGCAAAAACGATTGGGTAGGAGCAGCCAAAATCCACGATTTAATCGCAAAGGTTTATTTGCAAAACAACGATTACCACAATGCGAATGAACATGCCGAAAGTGTCATAGAGAAATCTCAAATGGGTGGTTCTGGGGAAGTGCTTGCTGAAGCCTATAGTTTAAAATCTGAGATACTACAATATTACGGTGATTACGAAGAAGCTTTGCAATTCTATAAAATGCATCTCTCTGTAAGGGATTCCATTTTACGAGAAAGGAATGTTGAAACTGAAAGGTTGAGAAAGCTAAACGAAGAGCTAGATAGAAAAGATCAGGAGCTTAGAGAGAAACTTGCCGAAGAACAAAGGCAGGATTTTGTAAATAAACAGTTGATGCAAAACTTGCAGTTGCTCGAAGCTGAGAAGGAGATTCAAGAGTATGTACGCAAAGAAGAACAACTTGAAAACGACAAAAAAATAAGGCAAGTCGAACTGGAAATACAAAGACTTAAAATTATCAATCTGGAGGAAGAGCAACGGCGTAAAGAACTTGAAATAAAAGATCGGGAAAGATCGCGCTTAGAAGAACTGCGAAAGAGTGAAATGCTAGAAGCAAAAAATAAATTGCAACAAGCTGATCTTCAAAAAAAGGAAAGTGCATTAATGCTAAAACAGAAAGAGCTCGAATTGAAAAATCAAGTTTCAATGGTGGGCAAAATTATCTTTCTTTTTGTGATTGTTGGCTTTATCATGACGATTATGTGGCTTTATACAGCTCGCAGGCAAAATAGAATTTTAGCAGTTCAGAAAGATGAAATCAATAATAAAAACATTGAGCTAGAACATAAGACCGAAGAAGTGCTCACGCAATCGGAAAACCTGAAAAAGGCAAATGAAGAGATTATTAAAAGCCATGATGAATTAGAGCGCAAGAATAATGAGATTGAGAAACAAAACTCAGAGTTGGCAGATCAGCGAGATGCTATTAGAAATTCTTACAGTCAATTAGAAGATACACTTAAGCAGTTAAAAACGGCTCAAATAAAGTTAATAGAATCAGAAAAAATGGCTTCTTTGGGTCAATTAACAGCCGGTATAGCACACGAAATTAATAATCCTATAAACTTTATATCTGGCAATATAAATCCGCTTAAAAGAGATATAGCAGACATTAAGCAATTGCTTGAAAAGGTGAGGGGTTTCGAAAATGGATACAATAAAGATGAACTCATTTCTGATATTAAAAACCTTTGTAGTCATCTAGAATTGGATATATTAATTGGCGAGGTTGATGACTTATTATTTGGTATTGAAGAAGGTGCATTACGTACAAAAGAAATTGTATTAGGTTTAAGAAACTTCTCCAGATTAGACGAAAACGATTATAAACTTGCAGACATAAATCAAGGATTAATCTCAACTATTACCTTATTAAAAAGCAAAATGCGTGACCGCATAGAGCTGCATACAGATTTTGGAAATATTCCTAAAGTAGACTGCCTGCCAGGTCAAGTTAATCAGGTATTTATGAACATCGTAAACAATGCTATACAGGCGATTAATAGCAAAGGGAATATATTTATTAAAACGAGTATGCTTGATGAAAAAAATGTAGCGATCGAAATAAAAGATGATGGAAGCGGAATTGATAACAATATAAAAAACAGAATTTTTGATCCATTTTTTACTACAAAGGATGTAGGTGAGGGAACGGGTCTCGGCCTATCGATTTCTTATGGAATTATTAAAGAACAGCATCAGGGAGACATTATAGTGGAATCTGAAAAAGGGGAAGGAACATCTTTTAAAATATTTCTTCCAATTAGACAGAAAAAATCATAA
- a CDS encoding DUF2911 domain-containing protein: MKKIKLLFSSLSILCLSITSVLAQNISLPPSGGNQKASISQWMGPVEVNITYNSPDVTGPDGTSREGKIWGELVPYGMNNLGFGTAEAAPWRAGANENTVFTVSNDVTIGGKELKAGTYGLHMIVEEGSEWTVIFSKNSTAWGSYFYNEKDDALRIKAKVAEAPFTEYLTYGFDNRELDACTAYLQWENKKASFDISVPAINELYLSEIRNELQNSSGFNYLSWVQAANFCVQNDVNLEEALTWADYAISGPFVGQKNFNTLQAKANVLKKLDRNDEAEVIMAEAIEHPTASVQEIHVYGRTLLAEEKPGKALEIFMLNRKKHPEDNFTTNVGLARGYEAMGENKKAIKHWEAALENIPDSQKPNLPYYENEIKKLKEEN; this comes from the coding sequence ATGAAGAAGATAAAACTACTATTTTCATCATTAAGTATTTTATGTTTATCCATTACTTCTGTGTTAGCACAGAATATATCTTTGCCTCCAAGTGGTGGAAATCAAAAGGCGAGTATCTCTCAGTGGATGGGGCCAGTTGAAGTGAATATTACATATAACAGCCCCGATGTAACTGGCCCAGATGGTACGAGTAGAGAAGGTAAAATTTGGGGTGAATTAGTACCCTATGGAATGAATAACTTGGGTTTTGGTACAGCAGAGGCTGCTCCTTGGCGTGCTGGCGCCAATGAAAATACAGTTTTCACTGTTTCAAATGATGTTACAATCGGTGGAAAAGAACTTAAAGCGGGAACTTATGGCTTGCACATGATTGTAGAAGAAGGATCAGAATGGACTGTAATATTCTCAAAAAATTCGACTGCATGGGGAAGCTACTTTTACAATGAAAAAGACGATGCACTTAGAATTAAAGCAAAAGTAGCAGAAGCACCATTTACAGAATATTTAACTTATGGTTTCGATAATCGTGAACTAGATGCTTGTACTGCATATTTGCAATGGGAGAATAAGAAAGCTTCATTTGACATTTCTGTGCCTGCGATAAATGAATTATACTTATCTGAAATTAGAAATGAATTACAGAATTCTAGTGGTTTTAATTATTTAAGTTGGGTGCAAGCCGCAAATTTTTGTGTACAAAATGATGTCAATTTAGAAGAAGCTCTTACATGGGCAGATTATGCGATTTCTGGACCATTTGTTGGTCAAAAAAACTTTAATACATTGCAAGCAAAAGCGAATGTATTAAAAAAGTTAGATAGAAATGATGAAGCTGAAGTAATAATGGCTGAAGCTATTGAGCATCCTACTGCATCTGTTCAAGAAATTCATGTTTATGGTAGAACTTTGTTGGCAGAAGAAAAACCTGGAAAAGCATTGGAGATTTTCATGCTAAATAGAAAGAAACACCCTGAAGATAATTTTACTACGAATGTCGGTTTAGCAAGAGGATATGAGGCAATGGGTGAAAATAAGAAGGCAATTAAACACTGGGAAGCTGCACTAGAGAATATTCCTGACTCTCAGAAACCTAACTTGCCTTATTATGAAAATGAAATTAAAAAATTGAAAGAAGAGAATTAA